The Bacteroidota bacterium DNA segment ACCCTAACGGCTTGTTTTGAAATGAAAGGTATAATCCAAAACCTGAGATTAGCAAAAAACTGTGTACTCCCGTTCCGCCAATGTTTATGGCTTTTGCAGCCAACGGCGGCAGGCTGAATGTTTGCAGGTAGTGATAAATGATGATGGTGAAAATAGAATACCCCTTTAAAAAATCAGCCAGTTCAAAACGTTTCATGCGGGTTAGTTTGTTGCTGCAAGATAGTTAGTGCAGGATATAAATAAAAAAGCACCGCCATTGGCAGTGCTTAATTTTTTTTGATACAGCTATAGATTACTTAGCGCTAGCTTCTTTAATCACTTCATCAGCCATTTTCACGTAGTCATCGTTTTTAGCTTCTGAAGCAAGTTTTTTGGTTTTTTCAGCGCTGGCAATAGCAGCTTTTTTATCGTTAAGTTTCAATTCAATGCGAGCTTTCAACAATACAATCCAAAATGCTTGTTGGTTCTGGTCAACAGCTTTGTTTACCCATTCCAATGCTTTCTTCATGTCTTTGTTGTTTTCGTAGTAGTAACGGGCAGCAGCAAAGTAAGGACGGCTGTCAACGTTCATAGCGTTGTCAATGTTCTTCATGATGGTTTCATCAATCTCAGTAGTAATCAATACCGATACTTTGGTGTTTTCCCAAACCAATTCAAGGTTAGCAGAATCAGAACGAACGTTGTTAATGTTAATAGTAAACGTTTCAGTTTTATCAGCTGTAGTTGTTGGTTTTACAGTTACGCGGGCAACTTCGTTTTCGGTTTTGTATTCAGCTACGTTACCGCCCAATTTCAAATCGTTGTAAATCATTACATCCCAGCTGTCTTTGTTAGGCACGCTGTAAATAGCATAAGTACCGGCAGCAACTTCTTTACCTTCAATTTTTACTTTATCGGTAAAAGTGATTTTGGTAGCAGCATTAGCACCTGTACGCCAAATTTTTCCGTAAGGAACTAAGTCGCCATATACAGTACGGCCTTTTGCGCTTGGACGTGAGTAGTTAACGGTGATTTGACCTA contains these protein-coding regions:
- a CDS encoding DUF2911 domain-containing protein, which produces MNTKKLLSLAAAALLVCSAATAQTLKTPAPSSTQEFKQDFALGQITVNYSRPSAKGRTVYGDLVPYGKIWRTGANAATKITFTDKVKIEGKEVAAGTYAIYSVPNKDSWDVMIYNDLKLGGNVAEYKTENEVARVTVKPTTTADKTETFTININNVRSDSANLELVWENTKVSVLITTEIDETIMKNIDNAMNVDSRPYFAAARYYYENNKDMKKALEWVNKAVDQNQQAFWIVLLKARIELKLNDKKAAIASAEKTKKLASEAKNDDYVKMADEVIKEASAK